In a single window of the Acidobacteriota bacterium genome:
- a CDS encoding CPBP family intramembrane metalloprotease — translation MNHLFIDANGTLRSGWRALFFLLAFAFVSGLSYAAMFAVFLSITGLDAVEATDPKYEVTMIAVGSAVSLAAALGVGYLCARLLEKLPFRSLGASFSAGWLRHLSLGVAIGAATLVIAALPAMVFGGLRFEFAADVGFQSLLYSLATAFVIFAAAAAYEEALFRGYFLQTLARGGYAWLAIILTSVFFATVHLGNPSASAFSTANTAIAGIWFGIAYMRTRDLWFVWGLHLMWNFFQGSVFGIEVSGLTDLSKPSLLNEIDAGPNWLTGGSYGIEASIGCTAALLLSILIIRMMPALEPNPKMLAMTSPASGDSDLKGNINSAG, via the coding sequence ATGAACCACCTATTCATCGACGCCAACGGCACACTCCGCAGCGGCTGGCGGGCGTTGTTCTTCCTGCTAGCTTTCGCGTTCGTCTCCGGCTTGAGTTACGCCGCGATGTTCGCGGTTTTCCTCTCGATCACTGGATTGGACGCCGTGGAGGCCACCGATCCGAAATATGAGGTTACGATGATCGCGGTCGGGTCAGCTGTTTCGCTTGCGGCCGCGTTGGGTGTCGGGTATTTGTGTGCAAGGCTGCTCGAAAAGCTGCCGTTTCGTTCGCTGGGAGCGTCGTTCTCCGCGGGATGGCTGCGGCATTTGTCGCTCGGCGTCGCGATCGGTGCTGCGACGCTCGTAATTGCGGCGTTGCCGGCGATGGTTTTCGGCGGTTTGAGGTTTGAATTCGCCGCGGATGTGGGCTTTCAGTCGTTACTTTATTCGCTTGCGACGGCGTTCGTAATATTCGCGGCGGCGGCGGCTTACGAAGAGGCGTTGTTCCGCGGCTATTTCCTGCAGACTCTCGCACGCGGCGGATATGCGTGGCTCGCGATCATTCTTACGTCGGTGTTCTTCGCAACGGTTCATCTCGGCAATCCGTCAGCCAGTGCGTTCTCCACCGCAAACACCGCGATCGCAGGGATTTGGTTCGGGATCGCATACATGAGGACTCGCGACCTTTGGTTCGTTTGGGGACTGCATTTGATGTGGAATTTCTTTCAGGGCTCGGTATTCGGGATCGAGGTGAGCGGCCTGACCGACCTATCGAAACCATCACTGCTCAACGAGATCGACGCCGGCCCCAACTGGCTGACGGGCGGCAGTTACGGCATCGAGGCCAGTATAGGATGCACGGCGGCGTTGCTGCTGTCTATCCTGATAATCCGAATGATGCCGGCCCTCGAGCCCAATCCAAAAATGCTCGCGATGACGAGCCCGGCGTCAGGCGATAGCGATCTTAAAGGAAATATCAACAGCGCGGGCTGA
- a CDS encoding response regulator, translating into MTERPKILLADDSVTMRKVAELAFGDAGMDVSTAIDGQTAMEAFVREQPDIVLADVGLTGTSGYQICEMIKQDEATNHIPVLLMVGAFEPFDQAEAERVGADGFLMKPFNPIREVISKIRELLDRDGNSETVSFNISDSASEARSELDDIESLYESSLVETTRVEEVFLGDMLPPNEAEPDDDELIEKETPSAAAASPFERIVDDEIFDEPEQGDDLHAEFSETIEISHPTENIDIDLPAIEAESAEVEENLNKVEEEPSESIGLFDEPATADIPPPPAVDVTEEMIDRIVERVLAKLSDSVVRDVALEEVPRVAERLMREALEQEIKE; encoded by the coding sequence ATGACCGAACGACCAAAGATACTTTTAGCAGATGATTCTGTGACCATGCGAAAGGTCGCTGAACTTGCATTTGGTGACGCCGGAATGGATGTGTCTACCGCCATTGACGGGCAGACGGCAATGGAGGCTTTCGTTCGCGAACAGCCGGACATCGTTCTTGCAGACGTTGGACTCACAGGAACGAGCGGCTATCAGATCTGCGAGATGATAAAACAGGATGAAGCGACCAATCACATTCCTGTTCTATTGATGGTGGGAGCGTTTGAGCCGTTCGATCAGGCCGAGGCGGAGCGAGTAGGGGCGGACGGCTTTTTGATGAAGCCATTTAACCCTATTCGCGAAGTCATTTCAAAGATCCGCGAACTCCTTGATCGCGACGGGAACTCCGAGACCGTTTCGTTTAACATCTCCGATAGTGCGTCCGAGGCCCGCAGTGAACTGGACGATATCGAGTCGCTATACGAAAGCAGTCTGGTCGAGACGACGCGGGTCGAAGAGGTTTTCCTCGGCGATATGCTGCCGCCCAATGAAGCCGAGCCGGACGATGATGAACTGATTGAAAAGGAAACTCCGTCAGCCGCCGCTGCAAGCCCGTTCGAACGTATCGTAGATGACGAGATATTTGACGAACCCGAGCAGGGTGACGATCTCCACGCAGAATTTAGCGAGACGATCGAGATCTCGCACCCAACCGAAAATATCGATATCGATCTGCCTGCGATCGAAGCTGAATCGGCGGAAGTTGAGGAGAATTTAAATAAGGTTGAGGAAGAGCCGTCCGAGAGCATAGGGCTCTTTGACGAGCCGGCGACTGCCGATATTCCGCCTCCGCCTGCCGTTGACGTAACTGAAGAGATGATCGATAGGATCGTTGAACGTGTGTTGGCGAAGCTTAGTGACTCGGTCGTTCGCGATGTTGCCCTCGAAGAGGTGCCTCGGGTTGCGGAAAGGCTGATGCGAGAGGCTCTGGAGCAGGAAATAAAAGAATAG
- the ftsZ gene encoding cell division protein FtsZ translates to MFIDEPPVTGARIKVIGVGGGGGNVVNRMIESGIKNVEFIVANTDVQALDASKAPIKLQLGTTSTRGLGAGSDPVVGRNAALEDHEKLFELLDGADMVFVTAGLGGGTGTGAAPVVASLAMELDILTVAVVTKPFKVEGKKRQTQAEEGLADLRGCVDTLITIPNSNLSSVEKDITIVEAFRRADDVLLQAVKGITELITRPGLINLDFADVKTVMRGKGVALMGVGSAKGEDAASNAMRTALDSKLLEENSIKGAKAALINITGSSSMVLTEVEDAIGIIEAEADDHADIILGSVIDEEMGDEVRITVIATGFDSAAAAKPSAPEAPQVKMPVPPPTAVSPAPAMATPENIEVPTFLRRQAD, encoded by the coding sequence ATGTTCATTGACGAACCGCCTGTCACCGGAGCACGCATCAAGGTGATCGGCGTCGGCGGCGGCGGCGGGAATGTCGTGAATCGCATGATCGAGTCCGGCATTAAAAATGTTGAGTTCATCGTCGCAAATACCGACGTCCAGGCACTAGACGCTTCAAAAGCTCCGATCAAGCTTCAGCTTGGTACAACTTCAACGAGAGGACTCGGAGCCGGTTCAGATCCGGTGGTCGGGCGTAACGCTGCACTCGAGGATCATGAAAAGTTGTTCGAACTTCTCGACGGGGCCGACATGGTTTTTGTGACCGCAGGTCTTGGCGGCGGCACGGGAACCGGTGCGGCACCGGTCGTTGCGTCGTTGGCCATGGAACTCGACATTCTTACCGTGGCGGTCGTTACCAAACCTTTCAAGGTCGAGGGCAAGAAACGGCAGACACAGGCAGAAGAAGGCCTCGCTGATCTTCGCGGCTGCGTAGATACGCTTATCACAATACCGAACTCGAATCTAAGCAGTGTTGAGAAAGATATAACTATCGTCGAGGCTTTTCGCCGTGCGGATGATGTATTGCTTCAAGCGGTTAAGGGTATCACTGAACTTATAACTCGTCCGGGATTGATCAACCTCGATTTTGCAGACGTAAAAACAGTGATGCGGGGCAAAGGCGTGGCATTGATGGGGGTCGGCTCGGCGAAAGGAGAGGATGCTGCATCAAATGCGATGCGCACCGCTCTCGACAGTAAGCTGCTGGAAGAGAATTCTATCAAAGGTGCAAAGGCGGCACTGATCAACATTACGGGCAGCTCAAGCATGGTTTTGACGGAGGTCGAAGATGCCATAGGGATCATCGAGGCTGAAGCCGATGACCATGCCGACATCATTTTGGGCAGCGTGATCGACGAGGAAATGGGCGATGAGGTCCGAATAACGGTCATCGCAACGGGATTTGATTCAGCTGCCGCCGCGAAGCCGTCCGCACCAGAAGCACCACAGGTGAAAATGCCTGTTCCGCCTCCGACTGCCGTATCGCCTGCTCCGGCAATGGCAACCCCGGAGAATATAGAGGTCCCTACTTTCCTTCGCCGACAGGCAGATTAA
- the pdxA gene encoding 4-hydroxythreonine-4-phosphate dehydrogenase PdxA, which yields MSNHSAASPIAITMGDAAGIGPEVVLKALAAEPALAEVAVVVGDIEHLRSLGAKLGVEAEVADISERRSDACIRVLDLKNLGEPFSHGADSAVTGRAASEYIVRSVSGCLSGEFAAVATAPISKRSLALAGVDFPGHTEFIAHLTNTPRVAMSFFAGKLRVVLLSTHLPLTRAIQQVTKDNLIDLITFSAVQLEAMLGRRIKLAVAGLNPHASENGMFGSEEADEIIPAVDHCRGESIEVTGPYSPDTIFLRCFRGEFDAVIALYHDQATIPVKSIGFGEGVNVTLGLPIIRTSVDHGTAYDIAGKGVADPSSMRSAIRLALELSAQRSS from the coding sequence ATGTCCAATCATTCAGCGGCATCACCCATCGCGATCACGATGGGTGATGCTGCGGGCATCGGTCCCGAAGTTGTGCTGAAAGCACTGGCGGCAGAACCTGCTCTTGCAGAGGTAGCGGTAGTGGTCGGGGATATCGAGCATCTCCGATCACTCGGGGCGAAACTTGGCGTGGAGGCCGAGGTCGCTGATATCTCGGAAAGGCGATCGGACGCTTGTATTCGCGTCCTTGACCTGAAGAATCTCGGTGAACCGTTCAGTCACGGTGCCGATTCGGCTGTTACCGGAAGGGCGGCATCCGAATACATAGTGCGTTCGGTCTCAGGATGCCTTTCAGGTGAATTCGCTGCAGTTGCGACGGCGCCGATCAGCAAGCGTTCGCTGGCTTTGGCGGGCGTGGATTTTCCCGGACATACAGAATTCATCGCACACCTTACGAACACGCCGCGTGTGGCGATGAGCTTTTTTGCGGGAAAACTGCGTGTCGTTCTGCTGTCGACACACCTGCCGCTGACCAGAGCGATCCAGCAGGTCACTAAAGACAATCTCATTGACCTGATCACTTTCTCGGCAGTGCAGCTTGAAGCTATGTTGGGTCGGCGAATAAAGCTTGCAGTTGCCGGCCTGAATCCGCATGCATCTGAAAATGGAATGTTCGGCAGCGAGGAGGCGGACGAGATCATCCCAGCCGTTGACCATTGCCGCGGCGAGAGTATTGAAGTTACAGGGCCATATTCGCCTGACACTATCTTTTTGCGGTGTTTTCGGGGCGAATTCGACGCGGTTATAGCGCTTTATCACGACCAGGCAACCATTCCCGTCAAATCCATCGGTTTCGGCGAGGGAGTCAACGTGACACTTGGGCTGCCGATAATTCGAACTTCGGTCGATCACGGCACCGCTTATGATATCGCAGGTAAAGGTGTCGCTGATCCGTCGAGTATGCGATCCGCGATCCGGCTTGCCCTTGAACTTTCTGCTCAACGATCCTCCTGA
- a CDS encoding valine--tRNA ligase, which produces MELAKAYDPKEAESRHYERWEQLGCFRPEINEDAEAEAYSIVIPPPNVTGSLHMGHALQHTIMDVLARWKRMQGYRTLWLPGTDHAGISVQRKVVEQLRAEENKSPLDIGREEFLKRCWAWKEEYGNTIIEQMRREGASVDWTRHRFTMDPGLSAAVRSVFVTLYEEGQIYRGLRIVNWCPKDKTVLSDLEVKEETKKDGKLYYLKYPVSEPPVVAGGLTQESENIQPPATAGGSDFIVVATTRPETMLGDTAVAVNPGDERYKDLIGKFIALPLTNREIPIIADEYVDAEFGTGAVKITPAHDPNDYLVGERHGLEQLLVMNMDGTMNEAAGAEFEGLDRFKAREKVVAMFDELGLLEKIEDYEITLPVCERCKTVVEPILSEQWFVKMDELRDIGLDLINREGVPRFVPEVPHAKVYTTWLENLKDWTISRQLWWGHQIPAWYDSDGNVYVAHSEEEAREKAGGRELVQDSDVLDTWFSSGLWAFSTFGWTGPSEPPAVAGGSMRETPNVQPPATAGGSDLETFLPTDVLVTGRDIIFLWVSRMMMLTKKFTGQTAFKDCVITGTVLGKDGKPMSKSRKNGVDPIEMFDKFGVDATRIYLASIATGADIKWNDLLIETYRNFANKIWNATRFSLMNVGPQVASLQADESRLAACAPAAPLADRWIISRLNRTALELNKALEKYEFHTAVSLLYHFFWDDFCDWYIELTKSEPPAVAGGLTQDSENVQPPATAGGSDSSGVTLNVLETALRMLHPFMPYLTEELWQKLPGTSAEMHHAAYRSVPPAVAGGLAQNSESVQPPATAGGSDKTIMLADFPRGDASLIDETAEFEMSAVIDAIKKARNIRAEMNISPSVRFAVHLAANSDLQRVFRENQPQILRLARAETLVISDALDVPKASAKAVLTANASLAVPLEGLIDFDKERERLANAIAKLSEEKTRLDAQLTNENFVTRAPAEKVEALRERSAELAGQIETLNVNLASLS; this is translated from the coding sequence ATGGAACTTGCGAAAGCATACGACCCGAAAGAGGCCGAATCCCGGCACTATGAACGTTGGGAGCAACTGGGCTGTTTCCGGCCCGAGATAAACGAGGACGCGGAAGCGGAAGCTTATTCGATCGTTATTCCGCCGCCGAACGTGACCGGCTCGCTGCATATGGGCCACGCTCTACAGCATACGATCATGGACGTGCTGGCGCGTTGGAAGCGTATGCAGGGCTATCGCACGCTTTGGCTGCCGGGGACCGATCACGCGGGGATATCGGTTCAGCGAAAGGTCGTCGAGCAACTGCGTGCCGAAGAGAACAAGTCGCCCCTCGATATAGGCCGAGAGGAGTTCCTGAAACGGTGCTGGGCGTGGAAGGAAGAATACGGCAATACCATCATCGAGCAAATGCGCCGCGAAGGAGCGTCCGTAGATTGGACACGGCATCGCTTCACAATGGATCCGGGACTGTCTGCGGCTGTTAGGAGCGTTTTCGTTACGCTTTACGAAGAAGGCCAGATCTATCGCGGGCTGCGGATTGTGAACTGGTGCCCGAAGGACAAGACGGTCCTCTCCGACCTCGAAGTTAAAGAAGAGACCAAGAAAGACGGCAAGCTGTATTACCTAAAGTATCCTGTGTCGGAACCGCCGGTGGTAGCCGGCGGTTTGACCCAGGAAAGCGAAAACATTCAACCACCCGCTACTGCAGGCGGTTCCGACTTTATCGTCGTCGCGACGACGCGGCCCGAGACGATGCTCGGCGATACTGCGGTCGCTGTCAATCCGGGCGATGAGCGTTACAAAGATCTAATAGGAAAGTTCATCGCTTTGCCGCTCACGAACAGGGAAATTCCTATCATCGCGGACGAATACGTTGATGCGGAATTCGGTACGGGTGCCGTAAAGATCACGCCGGCGCACGACCCGAATGATTATCTTGTCGGTGAACGTCACGGCCTGGAACAGCTTCTCGTGATGAACATGGACGGCACGATGAACGAAGCCGCCGGTGCGGAGTTTGAAGGTCTGGACCGCTTTAAGGCTCGCGAAAAGGTCGTTGCGATGTTCGACGAACTCGGCCTGCTCGAAAAGATCGAGGACTACGAGATCACGCTGCCTGTTTGCGAACGCTGCAAGACCGTTGTCGAGCCGATCTTGTCGGAGCAATGGTTCGTCAAAATGGACGAACTCCGCGACATCGGCCTGGATCTGATCAATCGTGAGGGCGTGCCGCGGTTCGTGCCGGAGGTCCCGCACGCCAAGGTTTATACGACGTGGCTCGAAAATTTGAAAGATTGGACGATCTCTCGGCAGCTTTGGTGGGGACATCAAATACCGGCTTGGTACGACAGCGACGGCAACGTTTACGTCGCTCACAGCGAGGAGGAAGCTCGCGAAAAGGCCGGCGGCAGGGAACTCGTGCAGGACAGCGACGTGCTGGATACGTGGTTTTCGTCAGGGCTTTGGGCGTTCTCGACGTTTGGCTGGACCGGCCCGTCAGAACCACCTGCGGTAGCGGGTGGTTCAATGCGAGAAACCCCCAATGTTCAACCACCCGCTACCGCAGGTGGTTCTGACCTCGAGACGTTTTTGCCGACAGACGTATTGGTTACCGGCCGCGACATTATCTTTCTGTGGGTCTCGCGGATGATGATGCTGACGAAGAAGTTCACGGGGCAGACGGCGTTCAAAGATTGCGTGATCACGGGCACGGTGCTCGGCAAGGACGGCAAGCCGATGTCGAAATCGCGAAAGAACGGCGTCGATCCGATCGAGATGTTTGATAAATTTGGCGTGGATGCGACGCGTATCTACCTCGCGTCCATCGCGACCGGAGCCGACATCAAGTGGAATGATCTGCTGATCGAAACATATCGTAACTTCGCGAACAAGATCTGGAACGCGACGCGTTTCTCGCTTATGAACGTCGGACCGCAGGTTGCCAGCCTGCAAGCTGATGAAAGCAGGCTGGCAGCCTGCGCCCCGGCGGCTCCGCTTGCAGATCGCTGGATCATTTCGCGGCTGAACCGCACGGCGTTGGAACTGAATAAGGCTTTGGAAAAGTACGAGTTTCACACCGCGGTTTCGCTGCTGTATCACTTCTTTTGGGACGATTTCTGCGATTGGTATATTGAACTGACCAAGTCAGAACCGCCTGCGGTAGCGGGCGGTTTAACGCAGGATAGCGAAAACGTTCAACCACCGGCTACGGCAGGTGGTTCCGACAGTTCCGGCGTAACTCTGAACGTGCTTGAGACGGCTTTGCGGATGCTGCATCCGTTCATGCCGTATCTGACGGAGGAATTGTGGCAAAAGCTGCCCGGAACGTCAGCCGAGATGCATCACGCGGCGTATAGGTCAGTACCACCTGCCGTAGCGGGTGGTTTAGCGCAGAATAGCGAAAGCGTTCAACCGCCCGCTACCGCAGGCGGTTCTGACAAGACGATAATGCTGGCGGATTTTCCGCGTGGCGACGCGTCGCTGATAGACGAGACGGCCGAATTTGAGATGTCGGCTGTTATCGACGCGATCAAAAAGGCCCGAAACATACGTGCCGAGATGAATATCAGCCCGTCCGTGCGTTTCGCGGTGCATTTGGCGGCGAATTCGGACCTGCAGCGTGTGTTTCGCGAGAACCAACCGCAGATATTGCGGCTTGCAAGAGCAGAAACGCTTGTGATCTCGGACGCCCTAGACGTGCCGAAAGCCTCGGCGAAAGCGGTTTTGACCGCAAACGCGTCGCTGGCGGTGCCGCTCGAAGGGCTTATCGACTTTGACAAGGAGCGGGAACGCCTCGCCAACGCGATCGCCAAGCTTTCCGAAGAAAAAACGCGTCTCGACGCCCAGCTTACTAACGAAAACTTCGTAACGAGAGCCCCGGCCGAAAAGGTCGAGGCACTCAGAGAACGTTCCGCAGAACTAGCCGGACAGATCGAGACGCTCAATGTGAACCTTGCTTCACTGAGTTAG
- the nadC gene encoding carboxylating nicotinate-nucleotide diphosphorylase produces the protein MNWLEGSEILSAVGQFLAEDIGRGDITTSSTVPQDTRGLGRFLAKEDLVLCGLDVAEAVFFHLDPDSSEIESTFADGDEIASGTVFATLKGFADVLLVGERTALNLIQRMSGIATLTRQFVKAVEGTNAAIVDTRKTTPGLRMLEKYAVTIGGGKNHRMGLDDGVLIKDNHIALAGGINEAVAAAKAKVGHLHKIEVEVTNWAQLREAISAGAEIVMLDNQTPDEAAKLTKMARDMNPAVIIEASGGMDLQNVRAYAEAGVDLISVGRLTHSARAVDISFKIAIA, from the coding sequence ATGAACTGGCTGGAAGGCAGTGAGATATTGTCCGCGGTGGGACAGTTTTTGGCCGAGGACATCGGCCGCGGCGACATAACGACAAGTTCCACCGTGCCGCAAGATACGCGCGGACTTGGCAGGTTTTTAGCTAAAGAAGATCTCGTACTTTGCGGGCTGGACGTGGCGGAAGCCGTGTTTTTTCACCTTGATCCTGATTCGAGCGAGATCGAATCGACATTCGCTGACGGCGACGAGATCGCATCGGGGACCGTTTTCGCCACACTGAAAGGCTTTGCCGATGTGCTGTTGGTCGGCGAGCGGACCGCCCTGAACTTGATTCAACGCATGTCGGGTATCGCGACGCTGACACGGCAGTTCGTCAAAGCGGTCGAGGGCACCAACGCCGCGATCGTCGATACCCGAAAGACCACTCCGGGGCTGCGGATGCTTGAAAAATACGCCGTCACTATCGGCGGCGGCAAAAATCATCGTATGGGACTCGACGACGGCGTCCTAATTAAAGATAACCACATCGCTCTTGCAGGAGGCATCAATGAGGCCGTTGCGGCCGCGAAAGCGAAGGTCGGCCATCTACACAAGATCGAGGTCGAGGTGACGAATTGGGCTCAGCTTCGCGAGGCGATCTCCGCGGGTGCCGAGATCGTAATGCTCGACAACCAAACGCCGGACGAGGCAGCTAAACTTACAAAAATGGCGCGCGATATGAATCCTGCGGTTATCATCGAGGCCTCCGGCGGAATGGACCTGCAGAACGTGCGGGCGTATGCCGAGGCCGGTGTCGATCTGATCTCGGTCGGTCGGCTGACGCACTCAGCCCGCGCTGTTGATATTTCCTTTAAGATCGCTATCGCCTGA
- a CDS encoding HAMP domain-containing protein, protein MLEFPWVTTSETVKRRRRASWVIGILTVSTLVFLVFLQSSNFWKSFSIETASDLILLYILSSVNFIAFVIFLFILLRNLVKLARERRSSVLGAQIKTRLLMYFFAVSLLPIFAMAVFSYLFMNRALERWFSQIPQNVIREARDIEESSEIERERRVGVFAGVVARSVTQLPNESGLREIAAAAGVEHLQVIEPDGRTVAVTIADETRAQTLRDFAEEVKKSGTLQRSDDGSIGAVSTVGGRKVIAVESGTGTAGTSGIAATSLAELERLSQQQRTIRGIGMLTLGILTFLLISASSWIAFYIARGITTPIKALAEGADEISKGNLGYKVEVQAEDELALLVDAFNTMSGRLEESSTELEGRRKYIETLLQSLPTGVISITADGEVNTANDAARNILGLSDENAMITIQDLDANAVGGDISRLIARARRSGRASGQAVIGGIGDAIHVTTPQERTIAFLATALPDSGGVVLVLEDLTELISAQRASAWQEVARRMAHEIKNPLTPIQLSAERIAKRFDADPNGDAQIGSIVKESTGTILREVSSLKAMVDEFSRFARLPEVELAAGDINDVIRSASELYRERGDEVAISLDLTSELPTVRLDAEQLKRVFVNLIDNAIEAPGDAKRIVSIATRHDAAREIVMAEVSDNGDGIEPADLQKLFQPYFSTKGRGTGLGLAIVQRIISEHRGRIYAVGNSGSGAKFSIELPIAEIV, encoded by the coding sequence GTGTTAGAATTTCCGTGGGTGACGACTTCCGAAACAGTGAAACGCAGGCGGCGGGCTTCGTGGGTGATCGGCATTTTGACGGTTTCCACGCTGGTATTTCTCGTCTTCTTGCAGTCAAGTAATTTCTGGAAGTCGTTCTCGATCGAGACTGCCAGCGACCTGATCCTGCTCTACATACTTTCGTCGGTCAACTTCATCGCGTTCGTCATTTTTCTTTTCATTCTGCTGCGAAATCTGGTAAAGCTCGCACGCGAACGCCGTTCGTCCGTGCTTGGCGCGCAGATAAAGACGCGGCTGTTGATGTATTTCTTTGCGGTCAGCCTGTTGCCGATCTTTGCAATGGCGGTTTTTTCGTATCTATTCATGAACCGCGCACTGGAACGATGGTTCTCGCAAATTCCGCAAAACGTGATCCGCGAGGCACGCGATATCGAGGAAAGCTCCGAGATCGAACGCGAGCGGCGTGTTGGGGTATTTGCGGGCGTGGTCGCGAGGTCTGTAACGCAGCTTCCAAATGAAAGCGGCCTTCGCGAGATCGCTGCGGCTGCGGGCGTCGAACATTTGCAGGTCATAGAACCCGACGGCAGGACAGTTGCAGTTACAATTGCGGATGAAACGAGAGCCCAAACGCTCCGCGATTTCGCCGAAGAGGTGAAAAAGTCCGGTACATTGCAAAGGAGCGACGACGGATCGATCGGTGCCGTTTCGACGGTCGGCGGCAGAAAAGTGATCGCTGTCGAATCGGGAACCGGGACGGCGGGCACGTCGGGAATCGCGGCGACATCACTAGCCGAGCTTGAACGCCTGAGTCAGCAGCAGCGGACGATCCGCGGGATCGGCATGCTCACGCTCGGGATACTCACATTTTTACTGATCTCAGCGTCGTCGTGGATCGCGTTCTATATTGCGCGTGGTATAACGACGCCGATCAAGGCGCTCGCCGAGGGGGCCGACGAGATATCCAAAGGTAATCTTGGCTACAAGGTCGAGGTTCAGGCTGAGGATGAGCTTGCATTACTTGTCGATGCGTTCAATACGATGTCCGGGCGGCTTGAAGAAAGCTCAACGGAACTTGAAGGCCGTCGCAAATATATCGAGACCTTGCTCCAGAGCCTTCCGACGGGCGTTATTTCCATAACTGCCGATGGCGAAGTAAACACGGCGAACGACGCTGCGCGAAACATCCTCGGGCTCTCGGATGAAAATGCCATGATCACAATCCAAGACCTAGACGCTAACGCGGTCGGCGGTGACATTTCGCGGCTGATCGCGCGTGCGAGGCGTTCCGGTCGAGCTTCGGGACAGGCTGTGATCGGCGGCATCGGCGATGCTATACACGTCACAACCCCGCAAGAGCGGACCATCGCCTTTCTCGCTACGGCTTTGCCTGACAGCGGCGGCGTGGTGTTGGTTTTGGAGGACTTGACCGAGTTGATCTCTGCACAGCGTGCATCGGCCTGGCAGGAGGTCGCCCGCCGTATGGCTCACGAGATCAAAAATCCGCTCACGCCGATACAGCTCTCCGCCGAACGTATCGCAAAGCGATTCGACGCCGATCCCAATGGCGACGCTCAGATCGGCAGCATCGTTAAAGAAAGCACGGGAACCATACTCAGGGAAGTCTCGTCGCTAAAGGCGATGGTGGACGAGTTTTCGCGATTCGCACGCCTACCCGAGGTCGAGCTGGCCGCGGGCGATATCAATGACGTAATTCGGTCAGCAAGCGAACTTTACCGCGAACGCGGCGACGAAGTGGCAATTTCTCTCGACCTGACCTCGGAACTTCCGACGGTCCGACTCGATGCTGAACAATTGAAACGTGTATTCGTAAATCTGATCGACAACGCTATCGAAGCACCCGGAGATGCAAAGAGGATCGTCTCGATCGCGACGCGGCACGACGCCGCTCGTGAAATAGTGATGGCGGAGGTTTCGGATAACGGCGACGGCATCGAACCCGCAGATCTGCAAAAGTTGTTTCAGCCGTATTTTTCAACAAAGGGCCGCGGAACCGGATTGGGACTCGCCATCGTACAAAGGATAATCTCCGAGCATCGCGGTAGAATATATGCCGTTGGGAATTCTGGATCGGGAGCTAAGTTCAGTATTGAATTGCCGATCGCGGAAATTGTATAG